The genomic DNA AGTAGCTGGCGATATTAAAGATAAGTGCATCGGGGTCAGAGTTGATTGCAACGATGCACTCGCTACCGTTCATGCCGGCGGTGAACTGAATCGCGCCCGATACGCCGCACGTGATAATCAACTTCGGACGTACTGTCCGGCCCGAAAGCCCGATCTGATGCGCGTTGTCGCCAAGGCCGTTCTCGGCCATTGGGCGGGTAAAACAAAGCTGCCCCCCGAGTGCATCAGCAAGGCGACGTACGAGCGCCACACCCTCTTCGTTTTTAACGCCGCGTCCGGCGACCACAAGGATGTCCTCTTCCTCAATGGATTTTTCACGTCTAGTTGGCGTGACTTTCAAAACTTCAATGCCAGAGCGAATCATTGCGTCGGATACCGGCATCGCTGTCACCTTTCCGGTAGGCCCATTGACCTTTTTGGCCTTATCCATCACGCGATAGCGCACAGTGGCAAACTGTGGGCGTGCATCAGCAATAAGAATCTGCGCCATGATATTGCCACCAAAGGCGGGGCGTATCTGAACCAGATCGCTGTTGGGGCGGATGTCGAGCTTTGTGCAGTCTGCGGTCAGCCCGGTGTGGAAGCGAACAGCCAGCCGCGGTGCCAACGAGCGCCCCAGTGCTGTTGCGCCAATTAAAACAACAGAAGGCCGAAGTTGAGCGATGCAATCGGCCATAGCGTCGGTATAACAGTCGGCCTTAAAGCCTTCAAAGCCACGATGCTCATAAGCGAACACTTCCTGCACACCGTAGGGCAGCAATTTTTCTGCGTTTTTCACGGTACCTTCGCCGCCGATAATAACAGCGCATACCTTATAACCAACCTTCTCAGCCAGACGGCGGGCCTCACCGATCAGCTCATATGTAACGGGGTGTATCTGACCATCTTCCTGCTCGGCGTACACCAGAATGTCTTTCCAGCTGCTCTTTTCCTCAGCACTTTTAAGAGGCTTTTGCTCAAACGTGAGGGCATGCTGGGGACAGACCTTAATGCAGACTCCGCACATGCGACATTTTTCATTAATGATAATGGTGTTTGATTCGACGCTCAAAGCACCAAAAGGACACTTTTGAAGACACTGTTCGCACAGATTGCAGACAGAGGCGTTAAAATTTAATGTGGTCATACGTGGGCACCTCCTTCAAGCAGCCGCTTTTCTTTTAAAACAGCGGTCAGCGCCGCAGCCTTTTCAGTTGTGCTACCGGTGAGCAGTACTTTTTTTGCATTGACGGGAGGGGCAAACATATTCTCAACGTGGGTGGGCGAACCAACCAGTCCGCAACGGGAAAGATTTTTACCGGGCAACTGGTCGAAGCACAGCATTTGCACCGGATGGGTCAGCGCCCTTTGCTTCAAGCGAAAAGAGGGCAGACGCGGCACGCAGACATTTTTCTCAACTGTGATCAGGCAGGGGAACTTCAGTCGGGATTTTTGGGTCACAGAAGCTAGCACCTGCTCGACTGTGATGCCGATTTCATCCGCTTCCAGAATTTTGCCGACCCAGGCCGCGTGCGGGATACCTAGATGTTCTGCAATGGCGGGACCAACCTGTGCGGTGTCGCCGTCGGTGGTCTGACGCCCACAAAGAATCAAATCGGCACCGCCTAACAGGCGGATGCCTTGTGCCAGCGTATAGGAGGTTGCCAGTACATCAGAGCCCGCAAATTTGCGGTCGGAAAGAATGACGGCATCGTCGGCACCCATCATGTAAGCGTCGCGC from Oscillospiraceae bacterium MB24-C1 includes the following:
- a CDS encoding electron transfer flavoprotein subunit alpha, coding for MTTLNFNASVCNLCEQCLQKCPFGALSVESNTIIINEKCRMCGVCIKVCPQHALTFEQKPLKSAEEKSSWKDILVYAEQEDGQIHPVTYELIGEARRLAEKVGYKVCAVIIGGEGTVKNAEKLLPYGVQEVFAYEHRGFEGFKADCYTDAMADCIAQLRPSVVLIGATALGRSLAPRLAVRFHTGLTADCTKLDIRPNSDLVQIRPAFGGNIMAQILIADARPQFATVRYRVMDKAKKVNGPTGKVTAMPVSDAMIRSGIEVLKVTPTRREKSIEEEDILVVAGRGVKNEEGVALVRRLADALGGQLCFTRPMAENGLGDNAHQIGLSGRTVRPKLIITCGVSGAIQFTAGMNGSECIVAINSDPDALIFNIASYCIVDDLFAAVPALLAQLATVKKEAE
- a CDS encoding electron transfer flavoprotein subunit beta/FixA family protein; translation: MNILVCMKQVPATSEVEIDAETGSLKRLGTAARTNPYDLYALEAALRIRERVGGKVTVLTMGPPQAEAMMRDAYMMGADDAVILSDRKFAGSDVLATSYTLAQGIRLLGGADLILCGRQTTDGDTAQVGPAIAEHLGIPHAAWVGKILEADEIGITVEQVLASVTQKSRLKFPCLITVEKNVCVPRLPSFRLKQRALTHPVQMLCFDQLPGKNLSRCGLVGSPTHVENMFAPPVNAKKVLLTGSTTEKAAALTAVLKEKRLLEGGAHV